The DNA region TGACCATCAGGAATATCGAGGTCATAACCGGCGCAGAAAAGGCACTCTCGAAGAAATCCTTGAAAAAGACCCCCGCGATTACGGCCGGAATAGTCGCGACCAGCAGAAGATAGTTCATTCTTCTTGTATCCGTTTCGGTCTTTTTGAAGAAAGAGCCGAGAAGGAGCACGATTCGGCGTCGGAAGTAGATTAGAACCGAAAGGAGGGTTCCCAAATGCACCACCAGTTCAAAAGCGACCCCGGGATTTTTGGCGTGGAGGATATGCTCTGCCAGCACCAGATGCCCTGAGGATGAGACCGGAAGGAATTCGGTCAGTCCCTGCAGAATGCCGAGGAAGATGGCGTCGAAATAGCTCATAAGAAGAGGCTCCGGAGTTTCTCCGGAGCCTGACAATTCCTTTATTTAAATCCGGCTAAAAAGCCTTGAAATCAAGCCCGGTGAATAGCCCGGTGTTGCCGTCAATCTGCAACTCGCCAAAAAGGGCAACCGATGGAGAGAGGTCAAATTTGACTCCCATATTGAATCCGCCTTCGAAGTCAGATTCGGAATCGCCGTTGGAGACCCGTTCCATTCTGATATTGATTCGGCCGTACGGCGAGAGTGTTGAACCGGAACTGAGTTTGAACGGGTAAGAGCCGGTCAGGAATCCGCCCAGTTGAATGAGTGAAAATCCTTCGATATCGACCCACTCAAACAGAAATCCGAATGCCATATCAAGCGGCTGTTTTCTGGTGCGGGAGTTGACATCCATGAACTGGTATTTGAAATCGGCGCCGATGGCAAGTTCCGGGTCGCCGTCCGGAATATCCGGGTCAGAGAAACCAAGTTTGAAGCGCCCTTCGGTATAGTCCGAGAAACCATAAGTAATGGCGCCGAAAAGAGTGGTAAACTCATCTCCAAAGCCGGCGAATCCCCCAATCTGTCCATTTCCAAAACCTACGGTCTGCGCCGTGCTCAATGAACCTGTGAGCAGACCGGCTGACTCATCGGCATACAGCGCTGGCGACAACAGAATAACCGTCAGTAACACTGCCGTGCGGCGTAAAATTTTATTCATTCGAACCTCCTTGCGTAATCGGATTCCGCCAATTATACGTTCTTAGAAATCGGCCGTCAACAATAAATGTCTTAGAAAAAAGTTCAAAAAAGATGCGCCAGGTAAATTCCCTATTGATGACAGCGCAAGCATATGAGCCACAGCCGCTTTTTACTTGACAAGAAATTATCAATACTTTTATAATCGACTGATTATACGGCTTGTCTATAATTCTAATCGACTTTGAGATAGAAAGTACCTATGGAAAAGACTCGTGACAGATGGGGCACCAGACTGGGAGTGATTCTGGCCGTTGCCGGCTCGGCCGTGGGGCTGGGAAACTTTCTCCGCTTTCCGGTTCAAGCCGCCAAGAACGGGGGCGGCGCCTTTATGATTCCGTACTTCATTGCCCTTATCCTGATAGGTATTCCGATGGTCTGGGTAGAGTGGACCGCGGGACGGTTCGGCGGAGGATATGAGCATTCCAGCGCGCCGGGGATATTTAATTCTCTCTGGCGGAAGAACCGCTTTATCAAATATTTCGGAATCGCCGGAATCTTCGGTCCCTTTCTGATTTATATGTATTATGTCTATATCGAGTCCTGGTGCCTGGCATATTCCTTTTATTCTATCACCGGGAAATTATCGGAGATAACATCGAGTGAAGGGTTTGTGCATTTTCTCGGGAATTACCAGGGAGTAGAATCTCCCGGTGTCTGTGCCGGTTCGACCGCCGCCCTGGTGTTTTTTTTGATAACTTTTATTCTCAATATTAGTGTTCTTCGTTTTGGAATCAAAGGGGGAATAGAGAAGCTCTGCAATATCGCGTTGCCGCTTCTGATGTTTTTTGGAATTGTTCTTGCCGTACGGGTTATTACGCTTTTTGCGCCGGACCCTTTGCATCCCGATTGGAATTCTATCAACGGTCTGGGATTTCTCTGGAATCCAGATTTTTCGGCGTTGAAATCAGCCAAGGTCTGGCTGGCGGCGGCGGGGCAGATATTCTTTACCCTTTCGGTCGGAATGGGGGTCATTCTCACTTATGCCAGTTATCTGAAAAAGCAGGATGATGTGGTGCTCTCGGGGCTGACGGCGGCCTCGACCAATGAATTCGCCGAAGTGGTTATCGGCGGCTCCATAGTAATACCGGCGGCGTTTATCTTTTTTGGACCGGAGCAGATCGTCGGGATTGCCGAATCGGGCGCCTTTAATCTTGGCTTTGTAACGATGCCCCAGATATTCGGCAAGATTCCGGTGGGGGCGCTCTTTGGTTTCCTCTGGTTTTTTATGCTTTTTCTCGCCGGGATAACATCCTCCATTTCGCTGGCGCAACCGTCAATTGCCTTTCTGGAAGATGAGTTCAATATATCGCGAAAGAAGGCGGTGGCAATATTTGCCGTCACGTCATTTATTCTCTGTCTGCCGGCGATGCTGTTCCTTCATCGAGGAGTGCTTGATGACCTCGACTTCTGGGGCGGGAGTTTCTTCATTGTAGTCGGAGCCACGCTGGAGATAATACTTCTGGCATGGGTTTTCGGAATCGACAAAGCCTGGGACGAGATGCACCATGGCTGCCAGATGCGGGTGCCGCGGATATTCCGCTTCATAATAAAATATGTCACCCCCACTTTCCTTTTGCTTATACTCGGCTACTGGTTTTACTCTGACTGGTGGAAAGTGATTACGATGCAGGGGGTACCGGCAGAGAACCTTCCTTATGTGCTGGTGATGCGTTTGGTGATATTGGCGTTCCTGGTACTTTTGGGCGTTTTAGTCTGGCTCTCCTGGCGCAAGAGGAAGATGGAAAGTTATTATTGAGGAGAAGACGTATATGACCACTGGTGGATGGATATTCATGATGACATCGTGGGGGCTAATATTCGTTTTAATAATTTTCTGCTTCTGGCGCGTATTCAGCTGCAAAGACGAGAGTCGGCCGGGAAACTCTGCCTGAAGACGAGAAAGAGATTAGTAGATATTATACTTGGAAATGCGGTCGCGGAGAGTATTGCGGGAAATTCCCAGGATTTCAGAGGTCTTCACCTGGTTGGAGCCGAAATGCTTAAGGCAGGAAGATATCAGCGCCTTCTCCAGCGCCGATTCCAGAAAATAGTAGATTTTCCCTTCCGAGCTGTTAATCAACTTGGGCAAAACCGGGTCGATAATCTTTTTGAATATCTCGGTATAATCATCCTGCATATGGTCGAGGTCGATTTCGACTTTGGATTCGATTTCGGAAAAGATCGGGAAATCTTCGGGCTGCAGCGAATCGCTTTTGGTCATCACTACCGCGGTGTGCATATTGTTTTCCAGTTCGCGGACATTTCCGGGCCAGGGGTATTTATTCAGCATTGCCAT from Candidatus Zixiibacteriota bacterium includes:
- a CDS encoding sodium-dependent transporter gives rise to the protein MEKTRDRWGTRLGVILAVAGSAVGLGNFLRFPVQAAKNGGGAFMIPYFIALILIGIPMVWVEWTAGRFGGGYEHSSAPGIFNSLWRKNRFIKYFGIAGIFGPFLIYMYYVYIESWCLAYSFYSITGKLSEITSSEGFVHFLGNYQGVESPGVCAGSTAALVFFLITFILNISVLRFGIKGGIEKLCNIALPLLMFFGIVLAVRVITLFAPDPLHPDWNSINGLGFLWNPDFSALKSAKVWLAAAGQIFFTLSVGMGVILTYASYLKKQDDVVLSGLTAASTNEFAEVVIGGSIVIPAAFIFFGPEQIVGIAESGAFNLGFVTMPQIFGKIPVGALFGFLWFFMLFLAGITSSISLAQPSIAFLEDEFNISRKKAVAIFAVTSFILCLPAMLFLHRGVLDDLDFWGGSFFIVVGATLEIILLAWVFGIDKAWDEMHHGCQMRVPRIFRFIIKYVTPTFLLLILGYWFYSDWWKVITMQGVPAENLPYVLVMRLVILAFLVLLGVLVWLSWRKRKMESYY